The following coding sequences lie in one Bordetella genomosp. 9 genomic window:
- a CDS encoding GntR family transcriptional regulator — MASPDSVFEKPGTLRTRVEDYLRTAIMQGRLKGGDKLREHELCEQLGISRPTLREALRTLEAERLITIEPHRGPTVVRLTAKAARDLYAMRALLEGYAAHEFARLATDSDIARLQQTVKALHRCAKDGDRTALLAAKREFYDVLLGGCDNDLVKDMLPGLLSRINLLRATSFASPQRLPRSLAEIDRIFACIAKRDPEGAQAAARAHIVNAERAALEVLRRQQEETQDHERDRGEAASRAGPGEPGP; from the coding sequence ATGGCCAGTCCCGATTCCGTGTTCGAGAAACCCGGCACGCTGCGAACCCGCGTCGAAGACTATCTGCGCACCGCCATCATGCAGGGCCGCCTGAAGGGCGGCGACAAGCTGCGCGAGCACGAACTGTGCGAGCAGCTGGGCATCAGCCGCCCCACGCTGCGCGAAGCGCTGCGCACCCTGGAAGCGGAGCGTCTGATCACCATCGAACCGCATCGCGGCCCCACGGTGGTGCGCCTGACCGCCAAGGCGGCGCGCGACCTGTACGCGATGCGGGCCCTGCTGGAAGGCTATGCCGCGCACGAATTCGCCCGGCTGGCCACGGACAGCGACATCGCGCGCCTGCAGCAGACGGTAAAGGCGCTGCATCGCTGCGCCAAGGACGGCGACCGCACGGCCCTGCTAGCGGCCAAGCGCGAGTTCTACGACGTGCTCCTGGGCGGCTGCGACAACGATCTGGTCAAGGACATGCTGCCCGGCCTGTTGTCGCGCATCAATCTGCTGCGCGCCACGTCGTTCGCCAGCCCGCAGCGCCTGCCGCGCAGCCTGGCCGAGATCGACCGCATCTTCGCGTGCATCGCCAAACGCGATCCCGAAGGGGCGCAGGCGGCCGCGCGCGCGCACATCGTCAACGCCGAGCGCGCCGCGCTGGAGGTGTTGCGGCGGCAACAAGAGGAGACTCAAGACCATGAACGCGATCGAGGAGAAGCTGCAAGCCGCGCTGGCCCAGGCGAGCCGGGACCGTGA
- a CDS encoding ABC transporter ATP-binding protein, translating into MSLLQIDGLSARYDRNPVLQDVSLTVPDGGFVAVVGANTAGKSTLLRCISRLLPKVSGGIRFDGRDVQALAPHEVPALGIAHVPEGRHVFAEMTVQENLWMGGYTRRRDRAALRRACDRIYALFPRLYERRRQAAGTLSGGEQQMVAFGRALMLQPRLLLLDEPSHGLAPKIVEELHQAMLDIHREGLTILLVEQNTRLALSVARHAYVLESGRVVLSGDSAALLNDERVRAAYLGM; encoded by the coding sequence ATGAGCCTGCTGCAGATCGACGGCCTGTCGGCGCGCTACGACCGCAATCCCGTGCTGCAGGACGTGTCGCTGACCGTGCCGGACGGCGGCTTCGTCGCCGTCGTGGGCGCGAATACCGCCGGCAAAAGCACGCTGCTGCGCTGCATTTCCCGCCTTTTGCCCAAGGTCAGCGGCGGGATCCGCTTCGATGGCAGGGACGTCCAGGCGCTGGCGCCGCACGAGGTCCCCGCCCTGGGCATCGCGCATGTCCCGGAAGGCCGCCACGTTTTCGCGGAAATGACGGTCCAGGAGAACCTTTGGATGGGCGGCTATACGCGCCGCCGCGATCGCGCCGCCTTGCGCCGCGCCTGCGACCGCATCTATGCGCTGTTCCCGCGTCTGTACGAACGGCGCCGGCAGGCAGCGGGCACGCTGTCCGGCGGCGAGCAGCAGATGGTGGCCTTCGGGCGGGCGCTGATGCTGCAGCCCCGGCTGCTGCTGCTGGACGAACCCAGCCATGGCCTGGCGCCCAAAATCGTGGAGGAACTGCACCAGGCCATGCTGGACATCCACCGCGAGGGCCTGACCATCCTGCTGGTGGAACAGAACACCCGTTTGGCGTTGTCCGTGGCGCGCCACGCCTACGTGCTGGAGTCCGGGCGCGTGGTGCTGTCCGGCGACAGCGCCGCGCTGCTGAACGACGAGCGGGTGCGGGCGGCCTACCTGGGGATGTGA
- a CDS encoding ABC transporter ATP-binding protein → MPEHILTVENVSRRFGGLKAVDDVSFSVARGDILGLIGPNGAGKTTLFNLLVGLYRPHGGRITLDGEAVTGWRPHRIAARGMTKTFQNVALFPEMTVLENVLVGGLLRHDVAHARELARQNLARVGLAAIGGKLARDLSFPEQARVELARALCTGPRVFLLDEVMAALNDSEMDAMLDLIRQLRDESGITFVVVEHHMRAIMRLCNRILVLSFGRKIAEGSPAEIAADPVVIEAYLGKSLEQVEVPA, encoded by the coding sequence ATGCCTGAACACATCCTGACTGTGGAAAACGTGTCGCGCCGGTTCGGCGGCCTGAAAGCCGTGGACGACGTGTCGTTTTCGGTGGCGCGCGGCGACATCCTGGGCCTGATCGGCCCCAACGGGGCCGGCAAGACCACGCTGTTCAACCTGCTGGTCGGCCTGTACCGGCCGCACGGCGGCCGCATCACCCTGGACGGCGAAGCCGTGACCGGCTGGCGGCCCCACCGGATCGCCGCGCGCGGCATGACCAAAACGTTCCAGAACGTGGCGCTGTTCCCGGAAATGACGGTGCTGGAAAACGTCCTGGTCGGCGGCCTGCTGCGCCATGACGTGGCGCATGCGCGCGAACTGGCGCGGCAAAATCTCGCCCGCGTCGGCCTGGCCGCCATCGGCGGCAAACTGGCGCGCGACCTGTCCTTCCCCGAACAGGCGCGTGTCGAACTCGCACGCGCACTGTGCACGGGCCCCCGGGTCTTCCTGCTGGACGAGGTCATGGCGGCGCTGAACGATAGCGAGATGGACGCCATGCTCGATCTCATCCGCCAGCTGCGGGACGAATCGGGCATCACCTTCGTGGTGGTCGAACACCATATGCGCGCCATCATGCGCCTGTGCAACCGCATTCTGGTGCTGTCCTTCGGCAGGAAAATCGCCGAGGGCAGCCCCGCGGAAATCGCCGCGGACCCGGTGGTGATCGAAGCCTATCTGGGCAAATCGCTGGAACAGGTGGAGGTGCCCGCATGA
- a CDS encoding branched-chain amino acid ABC transporter permease, which yields MTSIRNSLQWALPLAVALAAPWLLEDQGYGIRVLSLVLLFAAMGQAWNIVGGLANQISLGHAAFFGLGAYTSTLLLIRFGISPWIGMLAAMAVGALAGALLSLPTMRLRGHYFALATLAFGEVMRAIANTWSAVTGGPVGLSVPYSDGSLALMQFKSSVPYYYLMLGAVLVSTLVFWTISRSRLGYRLRAVKADPMAAEVIGVNTWRTRILAAVISAALMSACGTLYAQFIFFFDPDTVFSLVGISVKVALICIIGGVGTVAGPLVGALVMIPLEETFNEWLSGHTAGVSQLAYGLILIAIILIEPRGLSALWGRLRVLRSRHA from the coding sequence ATGACGTCGATCCGCAATTCGCTGCAATGGGCGCTGCCCCTGGCCGTGGCGCTGGCCGCGCCGTGGCTGCTGGAAGACCAGGGCTACGGCATCCGCGTCCTGTCCCTGGTGCTGCTGTTCGCCGCGATGGGACAGGCCTGGAATATCGTCGGCGGCCTGGCCAACCAGATCTCGCTGGGCCACGCCGCCTTCTTCGGGCTGGGCGCATATACTTCGACGCTGCTGCTGATTCGCTTCGGCATCTCGCCGTGGATCGGCATGCTGGCCGCCATGGCCGTCGGCGCACTGGCCGGCGCGCTGCTGAGTCTGCCCACCATGCGGCTGCGCGGCCATTACTTCGCCCTGGCCACGCTCGCTTTCGGCGAAGTCATGCGCGCCATCGCCAATACCTGGTCCGCCGTCACCGGCGGACCGGTGGGCCTGTCCGTGCCCTATTCCGACGGCAGCCTGGCGCTGATGCAGTTCAAGTCCAGCGTGCCGTACTACTACCTGATGCTGGGCGCGGTGCTGGTCAGCACGCTGGTGTTCTGGACGATCAGCCGTTCGCGGCTGGGATACCGCCTGCGCGCCGTGAAGGCGGACCCCATGGCCGCGGAAGTGATCGGCGTGAATACCTGGCGCACGCGCATCCTGGCCGCGGTGATCTCCGCCGCGCTCATGAGCGCCTGCGGCACCCTGTACGCCCAGTTCATTTTCTTTTTCGATCCCGACACGGTGTTCTCGCTGGTCGGCATTTCGGTCAAGGTGGCGCTGATCTGCATCATCGGCGGGGTGGGCACGGTGGCCGGGCCGCTGGTCGGCGCGCTGGTCATGATTCCGCTGGAGGAAACCTTCAATGAATGGCTGTCGGGGCATACGGCGGGCGTGTCGCAACTGGCCTATGGGCTGATCCTGATCGCCATCATCCTGATCGAGCCGCGCGGGCTTTCCGCGCTGTGGGGACGATTGCGCGTACTGCGGAGCCGCCATGCCTGA
- a CDS encoding branched-chain amino acid ABC transporter permease, with the protein MAFLQALADGILLGGVYAVISIGLTLVFGVVSIVNFAQGEFLMVGMFVAYFAWKLLGLDPVIGSLLSFAVAFVLGVFTQKFLIDRVLKAPAVAQIFLTVGLLIVMENLALILFGSEFRSVQTPYQMTAFAVGPLLLSAPYVLAFVVAAAAGLALWWVLKKTWWGMAVRATAQDPMAARLSGVSTHRIHQLAFGLGVGMTALGGGIILPYLTASTTVGAQFSVLMFTAVVLGGLGSVLGAVVGGIAVGVIQSLSSLVLPMQLQNLVLFAVFILVLAWRPEGLLKKAS; encoded by the coding sequence ATGGCGTTCCTGCAGGCGCTTGCGGACGGCATCCTGCTGGGCGGCGTATATGCGGTCATCTCCATCGGTCTCACGCTGGTGTTCGGAGTGGTGTCCATCGTGAACTTCGCCCAGGGCGAGTTCCTGATGGTCGGCATGTTCGTCGCCTACTTCGCATGGAAGCTGCTGGGCCTGGACCCGGTGATCGGCTCGCTGCTGTCTTTCGCCGTGGCGTTCGTGCTGGGCGTGTTCACGCAGAAATTCCTGATCGACCGCGTGCTGAAGGCGCCCGCGGTGGCGCAGATATTCCTGACGGTGGGCCTGCTGATCGTCATGGAAAACCTCGCGCTGATCCTGTTCGGATCGGAGTTCCGCTCGGTGCAGACGCCCTACCAGATGACCGCGTTCGCCGTGGGCCCGCTGCTGCTGTCCGCGCCGTATGTGCTGGCCTTCGTCGTCGCCGCGGCGGCGGGCCTGGCCCTGTGGTGGGTGCTGAAGAAAACCTGGTGGGGCATGGCCGTGCGCGCCACCGCCCAGGACCCCATGGCGGCGCGCCTGTCCGGCGTTTCGACCCACCGCATCCACCAGCTGGCCTTCGGCCTGGGCGTGGGCATGACGGCATTGGGCGGCGGCATCATCCTGCCCTATCTGACCGCGTCCACGACCGTGGGCGCGCAGTTCAGCGTGCTCATGTTCACCGCCGTCGTCCTGGGCGGCCTGGGCAGCGTGCTGGGCGCGGTCGTCGGCGGCATCGCGGTGGGCGTGATCCAGTCCCTGTCCTCGCTGGTGCTGCCCATGCAACTGCAGAACCTGGTGCTTTTCGCGGTGTTCATCCTGGTGCTGGCGTGGCGCCCGGAAGGCCTATTGAAAAAGGCAAGCTGA